From a region of the Triticum aestivum cultivar Chinese Spring chromosome 7D, IWGSC CS RefSeq v2.1, whole genome shotgun sequence genome:
- the LOC123164773 gene encoding alcohol-forming fatty acyl-CoA reductase-like codes for MDATAVVGCFRDRTILVTGSTGFLGKLLVEKILRVQPNVKKLYLVVRASDAASAEQRILSQVLGKDLFNTMREKHGLAGFEELIQEKIVPLAGDIGIQNFGLDRSTVDDLCEEIDVIIHGAATTSFYERYDVALASNALGAKYICEFAKKCSNMKLLLHLSTAFVAGTREGLLLEEALQMGETLRPGYCLDIKAELRLVEKIKTELRVANSGGPDQSLEKTAMKELGLKRACHFGWPNVYTFTKAMGEMLLAQERGDLPLIIMRPAMVTSTFQDPFPGWIEGARTIDALIVAYTEQAFPCFVGDRKNIMDAVPADMVVNATLVAMAVHWNEKGYVIYHVCSALQNPLSGYVLEDACWDYFSKHPRIREDGKPLKNKRPYVFKRFTLFRAYLIMVYKLPLEILHAVSLLFCGLFSQSYNKYNRRYNFLILLVKLYAPYAFFKGCFDDTNITRLLTEVKMDCNGGSIFNFDPRSMDWHSYLLNVHVPAVIKYGRKN; via the exons TTGAGGGTTCAGCCGAACGTGAAGAAGCTCTACCTGGTGGTGCGCGCGTCGGATGCCGCCTCTGCGGAGCAGCGTATCCTGTCCCAG GTTCTGGGGAAGGATCTGTTCAACACCATGCGAGAAAAGCATGGGCTAGCTGGCTTCGAGGAGCTCATCCAAGAGAAGATAGTTCCTCTCGCAGGAGACATTGGGATTCAAAACTTTGGGCTCGATAGGTCGACAGTTGACGACCTTTGTGAGGAGATCGATGTTATCATCCATGGGGCAGCAACAACGAGCTTCTATGAACG GTACGATGTGGCATTAGCATCAAATGCATTAGGAGCCAAATATATATGCGAATTTGCAAAGAAGTGCAGCAATATGAAATTGTTGCTTCATCTTTCCACTG CTTTTGTAGCGGGTACCCGAGAAGGACTTTTACTAGAGGAAGCACTGCAGATGGGTGAAACACTAAGGCCCGGTTACTGTTTAGACATTAAAGCTGAGTTGCGGTTAGTTGAGAAGATCAAGACTGAACTCAGAGtagccaatagtggtgggccagacCAGTCATTGGAGAAAACAGCCATGAAAGAACTTGGCTTAAAGAG GGCCTGCCATTTTGGATGGCCAAACGTATATACATTTACCAAAGCTATGGGCGAGATGCTACTTGCGCAGGAGAGGGGAGACCTTCCTCTCATCATTATGCGACCCGCCATGGTAACCAGCACTTTTCAAGATCCATTTCCTGGCTGGATAGAAGGGGCGAG GACAATTGATGCTTTGATTGTCGCCTACACTGAGCAAGCATTCCCATGTTTCGTAGGTGATCGAAAAAACATAATGGATGCT GTTCCTGCGGACATGGTGGTAAATGCAACCCTTGTAGCCATGGCTGTTCACTGGAATGAAAAAGGATATGTCATTTACCACGTGTGCTCGGCACTCCAAAATCCATTGTCTGGTTATGTCTTAGAGGACGCATGCTGGGATTACTTCTCCAAGCATCCTCGTATACGAGAAGATGGGAAACCGCTGAAAAACAAAAGGCCATACGTGTTTAAGAGGTTCACTCTCTTCCGTGCATATCTGATAATGGTTTATAAGCTACCACTTGAG ATCTTGCATGCGGTGAGCCTTTTATTCTGTGGGTTGTTTTCGCAATCTTACAATAAGTACAACCGAAGATACAATTTCTTAATCCTCTTGGTGAAGCTCTATGCACCATATGCCTTCTTCAAAGGATG CTTTGATGACACGAACATTACAAGGTTGCTTACGGAAGTAAAGATGGATTGCAATGGTGGTAGCATATTTAATTTTGATCCCAGATCTATGGACTGGCACTCATATCTCTTGAATGTACACGTCCCAGCTGTGATAAAGTATGGCCGCAAAAATTAG